ATTATCAGCCAGCTAGTAATACTAAGAAACGAGTTTTGGGTTCTATAAGCTGTtgacatttttaataaaacaagaAAAGCatctataaataaataaaaccgTTCAACAGCATCTGAAGCCACAATTGTGAATAAGGATATCttgttaaattttttaaagactGTTGATTTTATCTCTGTGAAATTGCTCATAACTAAAATAAGAAACATAGTCGACTGCAAATAAAAGCAAAGGGATATAAGtgtagaaataaaaatgtatatgtgCGCTACCATTTTCTAATCGTACGGAGAGAACGAAATAACATTtcttatttgtattattattgatattttttcttttttttctcgaaatacatatgcatagaaagaataatggaaaaaatatagcttACCTCTGACGAATTAATTGCAATGTTGAGAGAAAGGAACCGAATGAGATGAGCAAAGGCGTGAGTCAAAATATAGGCaagaacaaaaatatattgcaaaataaatttgattaatatacttaaaaaaggaaaaaatattggtAATTTGAAATTTGCTGCCATTTCatcgttattttttaaaaaagcaaaaacatttttttccttattGAAATAGGgatcttcattattttttttaaaattaactcttttataatttagatataaatttgaaattTTTCGACACTCTTTAGTCGAATTTTCTGaaaattttactttttcattttttttctttatatttcccTCTTCgtgtaatatattatttttgtttattatgtaatttttttttcttctacCTTCTAAAGACGTATTGCTAAAATGAATATCATCATTtgtcatattattatagtgCTTGCGAactatgtatatatatgatcgTAAGTTTATAATCCTTATAAATGTTCTTATCATATTATCAATTAAATCTTTACCTAATGATCTCAATAATCTTTCTAAAATTTCAAGCATGTTTAAAACAACATATAGCTTCATAAATGGTTGTGCTCgaatataatgataaattcTAGATGTATcaagaaatgaaaatatatatatacaaattaaaattaatgatgTTCTTATTAATCCACTATATTCTGGGAaagataaatttaaaaattttatatgatcCTTTAAAagtttctttttcatatgtttcacttttttaacattttttttttttttttctgaataTTGATCATTATaggtataataaaaatagctatCACCATTTTGCTCATTCATTGTAAAACCTTCATTTCTTATTTCATCATCTATTCttgtattttcattatttttttcgtgtataacatttttatccTTACAATTtacatcattttcatctttttttttttttaaattatattttttattcgattttttattaatatatttattaactaCATTCCTTAAATTAGTAAAATTCACTGTCTTTCCACTTTCGTTAGTAATTTTTCCAgtctcttttttttttattttttctacgTTTGATTTGGATTGTGTGTTATTTGAATAGCTGATCGGTCCATTTGTACCCTTTCCTTTCTTTTCATCCTTTTCAAGTTCGGTTTTTTGAGCGTCTCTATCGAATGACTTTATTTGTGATGATAAGTTATTCATTTCCTGAGACGAATTTAGATTTGctttatatacttttacACAATCATCATTGTCGTCGTTTTCGCCATTTTGTCCATTGTTATCAGTTTGTTGTTTGCTAGACAAGTATTTAATTTCAAATGATCTGGTggttatttttgttttatcatCCTTCTTAATATCATTAAAGGTATAcaactttttaatatggaaaaagtgtattatattcatatatataataaaaaaaaatgagaagaaatatttaactatatatttaaaaatattaaataatagttttattattaaaatgataggtttaaataaaaaataaataagtaaatatattttattttttttaacactTTGATCAAaagaatttatattatagaatttatatttgtctttttttcttctttttcttccAAAACCATTTCCATTAATTTCAGTAGAGTTTCCATCCCCTATACTTCTactatatgtatatttaaaatttactaatgattttttttttactaatgCATCAcgaatactttttttataatatattttttctgaatGTTCACTATCCATGTAATATACTCTTGATGCATAAAAGCTGCTACTATAATTACTATGATATTCATCACTACTTccaacatttttataatctaGACCATCAATACTACTATTGTCACTTTCGTTATCACTATGAGAACAAGTAGTATTCAACTCATCGCCACAATTTTTGCCTTCTTTCATTAATgctaaattattttccataaaaTACTTATCCCCAAACATCATTATATCTTCTGAATTGgacacatttttattatatgtaaaacCATCTATATCATGATCCCcataaaatttatcaaacgtagaattttttaaattataagaaCTATCATAAATCaaatcattattatctatatcattgttgtcattatttttgttttttttacctGTTCTTATCATTTCTGTatctataaatttatttgaatttttgaTTACTCGAGCTTTGtatctttttaaatatttaaaattacaagtagttgcatatttataaaatttgaaattttTGATATCAATAAAtcgatttaaaaaattgctactaatattttttaataaaatatagaataaaatacaGATTGATCGAATTACTTGTATAGGCATAAATGTTATGTCATAAAGAATATTATCTAAACataacaaaaatgataaactcataattttttcaaaacaaAATGGAACATATATCATATGCTCTAAAGCGTTATCTGGTATTGTATGTGTTTTAAAAAGGTCATctaaaaatttgtaaaaatcatgtttattttcttccGTGTTTTGATGAATATTACTATAGCtcatatgttttaaatGATTTCCCATACCCTCTTTTTCATCGTTGCCATCTCGTTCAGAATTTTCATTGTCACTCTGGTATGGCTCGTAATACCTCCCCCCTTTTATTTCGTCCAACACAAAATCATATAACGATATTCTATTCAtatctttatcattttatttaaaaataatagataAGGGTGGTGATAACGAGCAATGTTATAGAAATActccaaaaaataaatgaaataaatatgaaagtGCAAAAgagtataaatatttatataagcaTACAAAATGAAACGCCACAATATGCCTTTACATGTGTGTATTATTaatgctatattttttatgcacGTCTATATCAGatttcaatatatatatatgtaatcaTAACTAGGGGCAAAATGGGTTGCAATACGCTCATATATCTATTTTTACCTTCAGAAAATTATCACTATATATAATCTTaaattttacaatattttaaattaatatacgACAAAAAGTTTGAATCAtgattatttgaattattttcttgtAAAAATTGGTCTATGCTTCATGTGATTGTACATATCTATGGATAATTAAGTTGTGTTATGATCGGAATATATGCcagcatatttataaatatatgtggTTTATATACATCATAAGGctacaaatatttatattttcgcGATTTATAACGAATTATACGTAAAAATcaacaaaacaaa
This Plasmodium chabaudi chabaudi strain AS genome assembly, chromosome: 12 DNA region includes the following protein-coding sequences:
- a CDS encoding cyclic amine resistance locus protein, putative (term=annotation;date=20110524;qualifier=removed_product=hypothetical protein, conserved in Apicomplexan species;qualifier=added_product=conserved plasmodium membrane protein, unknown function;curatorName=ucb@sanger.ac.uk;~term=annotation;date=20111214;qualifier=added_literature=PMID:22096101;qualifier=added_gene_name=carl;qualifier=removed_product=conserved plasmodium membrane protein, unknown function;qualifier=added_product=cyclic amine resistance locus protein, putative;curatorName=ucb@sanger.ac.uk;~term=annotation;date=20160708;qualifier=added_literature=PMID:27381290;qualifier=added_GO:0005801;curatorName=ucb@sanger.ac.uk;~;query 407-412; ~;query 875-880; ~;query 946-957; ~;query 1095-1113; ~;query 384-406; ~;query 413-430; ~;query 852-874; ~;query 881-903; ~;query 923-945; ~;query 958-975; ~;query 1072-1094; ~;query 1-383; ~;query 431-851; ~;query 904-922; ~;query 976-1071; ~tmhmm; query 1-1114; ~pfam_scan;Pfam:PF05346.7; E()=2.7E-116;score=388.3;query 662-1097;description=DUF747;~iprscan;InterPro:IPR008010 : Protein of unknown function DUF747, CMV receptor;Pfam:PF05346; score=1.2E-121;query 663-1097;description=Tapt1 family) yields the protein MNRISLYDFVLDEIKGGRYYEPYQSDNENSERDGNDEKEGMGNHLKHMSYSNIHQNTEENKHDFYKFLDDLFKTHTIPDNALEHMIYVPFCFEKIMSLSFLLCLDNILYDITFMPIQVIRSICILFYILLKNISSNFLNRFIDIKNFKFYKYATTCNFKYLKRYKARVIKNSNKFIDTEMIRTGKKNKNNDNNDIDNNDLIYDSSYNLKNSTFDKFYGDHDIDGFTYNKNVSNSEDIMMFGDKYFMENNLALMKEGKNCGDELNTTCSHSDNESDNSSIDGLDYKNVGSSDEYHSNYSSSFYASRVYYMDSEHSEKIYYKKSIRDALVKKKSLVNFKYTYSRSIGDGNSTEINGNGFGRKRRKKDKYKFYNINSFDQSVKKNKIYLLIYFLFKPIILIIKLLFNIFKYIVKYFFSFFFIIYMNIIHFFHIKKLYTFNDIKKDDKTKITTRSFEIKYLSSKQQTDNNGQNGENDDNDDCVKVYKANLNSSQEMNNLSSQIKSFDRDAQKTELEKDEKKGKGTNGPISYSNNTQSKSNVEKIKKKETGKITNESGKTVNFTNLRNVVNKYINKKSNKKYNLKKKKDENDVNCKDKNVIHEKNNENTRIDDEIRNEGFTMNEQNGDSYFYYTYNDQYSEKKKKNVKKVKHMKKKLLKDHIKFLNLSFPEYSGLIRTSLILICIYIFSFLDTSRIYHYIRAQPFMKLYVVLNMLEILERLLRSLGKDLIDNMIRTFIRIINLRSYIYIVRKHYNNMTNDDIHFSNTSLEGRRKKNYIINKNNILHEEGNIKKKNEKVKFSENSTKECRKISNLYLNYKRVNFKKNNEDPYFNKEKNVFAFLKNNDEMAANFKLPIFFPFLSILIKFILQYIFVLAYILTHAFAHLIRFLSLNIAINSSESTMFLILVMSNFTEIKSTVFKKFNKISLFTIVASDAVERFYLFIDAFLVLLKMSTAYRTQNSFLSITSWLIIILLLEVGVDWCKHSYLLKYNKLKSESLIRYFQTLLADVLISRTTNNNIYYMNTVSFEVPCKNIFSFPHIPTRRLGYMSMPVVTLIVCSLPRLNYLSNISLLSFALSIWICLFLFKIILSIMIVSYTISEKHQLKNLKKPYDDISAL